In Pelosinus sp. UFO1, one genomic interval encodes:
- a CDS encoding DNA alkylation repair protein produces the protein MAEPLKAMYNEDFLRQFCKKIYVVYSDFDIEGFIGSLLDNTWDGLALKARMRKITESLGRFLPAKYEEVLGILYAIDEECIGFPYLFFPDFVAVYGQAEEHWELSMEALERFTIKSSSEFAVRPFIMRNPEKMMRQMVKWAQHPNEHVRRLASEGCRPRLPWGEALSVFKRDPSPVLQILELLKTDPSLYVRKSVANNLNDIAKDHPSVVLEIACLWKGVHSYTDWILRQGCRTLIRKADPEALALFGYAQMESGASLTTSASLLVEPQALMIGESSELRYQLCIREGEAIHVRIEYGIDFVKAGGRLSRKLFLLSDKTVPGGAELSATRRHHWADLTTRRHYPGEHKIVLLINGQEIADAMLKLSANSKGNNI, from the coding sequence ATGGCAGAACCTTTGAAGGCCATGTACAATGAGGATTTTTTGCGTCAATTTTGCAAAAAGATATATGTCGTATATAGTGATTTTGATATAGAGGGTTTTATAGGAAGTTTACTAGACAATACATGGGACGGACTTGCCTTGAAGGCAAGAATGAGGAAGATTACTGAGAGTCTTGGGCGGTTTTTGCCAGCAAAATATGAAGAGGTTCTGGGCATACTATACGCGATTGACGAGGAGTGTATTGGGTTTCCTTATTTGTTCTTTCCTGATTTTGTAGCGGTGTATGGTCAGGCGGAGGAACATTGGGAGCTTTCTATGGAAGCACTAGAACGGTTTACGATAAAGTCGTCCTCGGAATTTGCTGTAAGGCCATTTATAATGCGCAATCCCGAGAAGATGATGCGCCAGATGGTAAAATGGGCGCAACATCCAAACGAGCATGTTCGGCGGCTTGCCAGCGAGGGGTGCCGGCCCCGTTTGCCCTGGGGAGAAGCACTTTCCGTGTTCAAGCGGGATCCTTCTCCAGTTCTTCAGATATTGGAGCTATTGAAGACCGATCCTTCCCTTTATGTGCGCAAAAGCGTTGCTAATAATTTAAACGACATAGCAAAGGATCATCCTTCGGTTGTGCTTGAAATAGCGTGCCTTTGGAAAGGTGTGCATTCCTATACGGACTGGATCCTCCGGCAAGGCTGCCGAACCTTGATTCGTAAAGCTGATCCTGAAGCCCTGGCTCTATTTGGTTATGCGCAAATGGAAAGTGGGGCTTCACTCACAACCAGCGCTTCCTTGTTGGTGGAACCGCAAGCTTTAATGATCGGCGAGAGCTCTGAATTGCGATACCAGCTTTGTATTCGGGAAGGTGAGGCAATACACGTCCGTATTGAATACGGGATCGATTTTGTGAAGGCAGGGGGACGTTTATCACGTAAACTCTTTCTGTTATCTGATAAGACGGTACCCGGCGGTGCAGAGCTGAGTGCCACGCGGAGGCATCACTGGGCAGATCTGACAACCCGGCGTCATTATCCCGGTGAGCATAAAATTGTGCTATTGATTAATGGGCAGGAAATCGCTGATGCAATGCTAAAACTCTCGGCGAATAGCAAGGGAAATAACATATAG